A portion of the Maniola hyperantus chromosome 24, iAphHyp1.2, whole genome shotgun sequence genome contains these proteins:
- the e gene encoding beta-alanyl-bioamine nonribosomal peptide synthetase ebony yields the protein MGSLPRVSVVTGARVPVPAAPLTEHLARMGGVDRTALIYSDETCNVRMSYAELEGRTNAMARAVAAHARPTGPNRDQDYVIAVCMQPKHNTVIALLSTWKAGAAYVPMEPSFPQGRITHILKDAEPSLIIYDDTANPSMFAGSGVPAISFEELSLEASALPADRLNDEEVLVKTDADSIAIILYTSGSTGIPKGVRLPYSAICNRLWWQFRTFPYTDTESTCVWKTALTFVDSVCEIWGPLLHGRSLLILSRETTRDPQKLVRVLAEYQIKRLVLVPTLLRSILMYLSLTPSERPLQYLKLWICSGETLGKDLASQFFQYFTDQNGYKLANFYGSTEVMGDVTYFVLEKVAQLDMFPSIPIGAPLDNCAVYLLDEEMNPSRESEPGEVWVAGRNLARGYVGGQAPEKFCDNPHAAHPDFSRLYRTGDFGILQKGMILFAGRTDSQVKIRGHRVDLLEVERAVNSVQGVEKGVVLCYGLTSGNPEILAFVTAKPDARLAGHHIEAALKNSLTQYMIPQVTIIDKIPLLVNGKVDRQGLLKMYENTNNNDDDAIPLDIDYSGVSPKDAEAARVLFETVGEVLGRAVRGVLSVRAGFYELGGNSLNSIYTITRLRDKGYYIEISDFLGASNLGDVLAHLTTNPDGTRENDDTKFTARPMRHEHKEPVIEMIVSSFYEKAELEQFLKHEIAVRDYAHCIDECWEPLLAADLSVVLEDSSGAPVAVALNFDARDEPEIELTGGLAKIMTFLEYIEGSVRDTMLPEGKGAILHSFMMATDASMSPRDNVLAIQALEVATERVARQRRFRGVFTTNTSPLTQQLGTDVLSFQTLLDYQINQYVDANGDRVFGRAPDDMRAVVCWKPVD from the exons ATGGGTTCACTGCCGCGCGTGTCGGTGGTGACGGGCGCGCGCGTACCCGTGCCGGCCGCGCCGCTCACCGAGCACCTGGCACGAATGGGCGGCGTCGACAGAACTGCGCTCATTTACTCAG ATGAAACGTGCAACGTACGAATGAGCTATGCAGAGCTGGAAGGGCGCACGAATGCTATGGCGAGGGCTGTGGCGGCCCACGCTCGTCCCACCGGCCCCAATAGAGACCAGGACTATGTCATCGCTGTATGCATGCAGCCTAAGCATAA CACAGTCATAGCCCTGTTGTCGACTTGGAAAGCTGGTGCAGCGTACGTTCCGATGGAACCGAGCTTCCCACAAGGAAGAATCACGCACATCTTGAAAGACGCCGAACCATCACTCATCATATATGACGACACTG cAAACCCATCCATGTTCGCCGGTAGTGGAGTTCCAGCGATATCCTTCGAAGAGTTGTCTTTGGAAGCCAGTGCCTTACCAGCGGACCGGCTTAACGATGAAGAAGTCCTGGTAAAGACGGACGCTGATTCAATCGCCATTATTCTGTATACTTCTGGAAGTACAGGGATACCAAAAG GAGTACGCCTTCCATACTCAGCGATTTGCAATCGCCTCTGGTGGCAGTTCCGTACCTTCCCCTACACGGACACGGAAAGCACATGTGTATGGAAAACGGCACTTACATTCGTCGATTCAGTGTGTGAGATCTGGGGCCCTCTGCTACATGGACGGTCTCTGTTGATACTGTCACGAGAAACTACCAGGGACCCTCAGAAGTTGGTACGGGTTTTGGCTGAGTATCAG atcaAACGGCTGGTCCTTGTACCAACTCTCCTCCGTTCAATTCTGATGTACCTTTCCCTGACACCATCCGAAAGGCCTCTTCAATATCTCAAGCTATGGATCTGTTCCGGCGAGACCCTCGGCAAAGACCTAGCATCTCAGTTCTTCCAATACTTTACTGACCAGAACGGGTATAAGCTAGCTAACTTCTACGGAAGTACTGAAGTTATGGGAGACGTGACGTATTTCGTGCTTGAAAAGGTTGCACAGCTGGATATGTTCCcatctattccaatag gCGCACCTTTAGACAATTGTGCAGTATACCTCCTAGATGAAGAAATGAACCCATCCAGGGAGTCAGAACCTGGTGAAGTGTGGGTGGCTGGGCGGAATTTGGCAAGAGGATACGTAGGAGGACAGGCGCCCGAGAAGTTCTGTGACAACCCACACGCCGCCCATCCTG atTTCAGCCGCTTATACCGCACGGGAGACTTCGGCATCCTCCAGAAGGGAATGATTCTGTTTGCTGGCAGAACAGATTCGCAAGTCAAGATTAGAGGACACCGGGTAGATCTGTTAGAAGTTGAGCGAGCTGTCAACAGCGTACAGGGAGTTGAAAAAG GTGTCGTCCTTTGCTATGGTCTAACGTCTGGCAACCCAGAAATCCTGGCTTTTGTAACAGCTAAGCCAGATGCCAGGCTAGCCGGTCACCATATCGAGGCTGCCTTGAAGAACTCCCTTACACAGTATATGATACCACAG gtAACCATAATAGACAAAATACCTCTGCTCGTTAACGGTAAAGTGGACAGACAAGGATTACTGAAAATGTATGAAAACACAAATAATAATG atGACGACGCAATACCACTAGATATAGACTACTCAGGAGTGAGTCCCAAGGATGCAGAAGCCGCGCGTGTCCTCTTTGAAACCGTTGGTGAAGTCCTGGGCAGGGCGGTGCGAGGAGTTCTGTCCGTGAGAGCCGGATTTTACGAGTTAGGAGGCAACTCTCTTAACTCCATTTACACTATTACTAGGCTGAGGGACAAGGGATATTATATTG AAATAAGCGATTTCCTAGGCGCATCAAACTTGGGCGACGTCTTAGCACATTTGACCACTAATCCAGATGGAACGAGAGAAAATGATGATACCAAGTTCACAGCACGGCCTATGCGACACGAGCATAAGGAACCGGTCATTGA GATGATCGTCTCTTCGTTCTACGAAAAGGCGGAGTTggaacagttcctgaaacaCGAGATCGCAGTTCGTGACTACGCGCACTGCATCGATGAATGCTGGGAGCCACTACTGGCTGCTGACCTTAGCGTCGTATTAGAAGATT CATCTGGAGCCCCAGTTGCAGTGGCGCTAAACTTTGACGCTCGCGATGAACCAGAAATCGAATTGACCGGAGGGTTGGCGAAGATTATGACATTCTTGGAGTATATCGAGGGCTCTGTGAGGGATACTATGCTGCCTGAAGGAAAAG GTGCAATTCTACACTCGTTCATGATGGCGACAGATGCCTCAATGTCACCAAGGGACAACGTGTTAGCGATCCAGGCTCTCGAAGTGGCTACAGAGAGGGTAGCGCGACAGAGGCGTTTCCGAGGAGTCTTCACCACTAATACCAGTCCTTTGACACAG CAATTGGGCACAGACGTGCTAAGCTTTCAGACTCTCCTCGACTACCAAATAAACCAGTACGTGGATGCTAATGGGGACCGCGTCTTCGGGCGAGCACCAGACGATATGAGAGCCGTTGTGTGTTGGAAACCAGTCGATTAG
- the Zip99C gene encoding zinc transporter ZIP13 homolog, translated as MESVSAVLSAGFMPEYLSGFVEELDEHPWLFAALASMLVGLSGILPLLIIPIDETASFKDGASAATLRILLSFAVGGMLGDVFLHLLPEAWHHDLASTKDGEHVSMKCGLWCLFGMLVFIIVEKLFAGVDAEEEEETPKLNGIDHIEIEDIEKLLEEERKNRGTGKGEGICGNGTAVAKLYDTCVFNNNTKGEGVCCSAITTNNGTVRCKGNRWMGRCLLREAKEKTLKASKEKSEKKDVAGYLNLMANSIDNFTHGLAVGGSFLVGFRVGLLTTFTILVHEIPHEVGDFAILLKSGFSRWEAAKAQLATASAGLIGAMTAVIFSGARNSIEAKTSWIVPFTAGGFLHIALVTVLPDLLREQDKMESLKHLAALVSGIVVMAFMSQYFG; from the exons ATGGAGAGTGTTAGTGCTGTATTATCAGCAGGGTTTATGCCGGAATATTTAAGCGGGTTTGTGGAAGAGTTAGATGAACATCCGTGGTTATTTGCTGCCTTGGCTTCAATGCTCGTGGGTTTAAGTGGAATCTTGCCTCTGCTGATCATTCCAATAGATGAAACAGCATCCTTCAAAGACGGCG CCAGTGCCGCAACACTTCGTATTCTACTCAGCTTTGCGGTCGGCGGTATGCTTGGAGACGTTTTCCTACATCTGCTGCCGGAAGCTTGGCACCATGACCTAGCTAGTACAAAAG ATGGAGAACACGTTTCTATGAAATGCGGCCTCTGGTGTTTATTCGGAATGCTAGTCTTTATAATTGTGGAGAAACTCTTTGCTGGCGTCGATGCAGAAGAGGAAGAAGAGACCCCCAAACTGAACGGCATTGACCATATAGAAATAGAAGATATAGAGAAGCTTCTAGAAGAGGAAAGAAAGAATCGAGGGACAGGGAAAGGCGAAGGGATCTGTGGCAATGGTACAGCTGTAGCCAAGTTGTATGATACGTGCGTCTTCAATAATAATACCAAAG GTGAAGGTGTATGTTGCAGCGCGATAACCACAAATAACGGCACAGTCCGCTGTAAAGGAAACCGCTGGATGGGGCGATGCCTTCTGAGAGAAGCGAAAGAGAAAACATTAAAAGCCTCAAAGGAAAAGAGTGAGAAGAAAGAT GTGGCTGGTTACTTGAACCTGATGGCGAATTCCATTGATAACTTCACCCACGGGCTGGCGGTGGGCGGCTCATTCCTCGTCGGCTTTAGAGTCGGGCTGCTTACCACATTCACTATACTTG ttcaCGAGATCCCACACGAGGTTGGCGATTTTGCGATACTTCTAAAAAGCGGCTTCTCGCGATGGGAAGCGGCTAAGGCACAACTG GCCACAGCATCAGCGGGTCTGATCGGTGCGATGACAGCGGTCATATTCAGTGGAGCCAGGAATTCTATCG agGCCAAAACCTCCTGGATAGTGCCGTTTACAGCGGGGGGTTTTCTACACATCGCGCTAGTCACTGTGCTACCGGACTTACTTAGAGAACAAGACAAAATGGAGTCGCTCAAACACTTGGCTGCTCTTGTATCCGGTATCGTTGTCATGGCTTTTATGTCGCAGTACTTCGGGTAG